From one Chloroflexota bacterium genomic stretch:
- the aroQ gene encoding type II 3-dehydroquinate dehydratase, with amino-acid sequence MPAKLILVLHGPNLNLLGAREPQVYGTTTLADIDVALKVEGEKLGFEVRSFQSNHEGALIDALHDARTWAAGVIINPGGYTHTSVALRDAVSAIGLPAIECHLSNTEAREEFRHKSLIAPVCVGLIKGFGWRSYLLALQALAYVLEK; translated from the coding sequence ATGCCCGCAAAACTCATCCTCGTCCTTCACGGCCCTAACCTCAACCTGCTGGGCGCGCGGGAGCCGCAAGTGTACGGCACGACGACGTTGGCCGACATTGACGTGGCGCTGAAGGTCGAAGGCGAAAAGCTGGGCTTTGAGGTGCGGTCGTTTCAGTCGAACCACGAAGGCGCTTTGATTGACGCATTGCACGACGCCCGAACCTGGGCGGCGGGCGTGATTATCAACCCCGGCGGTTACACTCACACCTCGGTCGCTCTGCGAGACGCCGTCAGCGCCATCGGCTTGCCTGCCATCGAGTGCCACCTTTCCAACACCGAGGCCCGCGAGGAATTTCGTCACAAGTCATTGATTGCGCCCGTCTGTGTCGGCTTGATCAAAGGCTTTGGCTGGCGGTCGTATTTGCTGGCCCTGCAGGCGCTGGCGTATGTTCTTGAGAAATAA
- a CDS encoding plasmid pRiA4b ORF-3 family protein: MPWVKTGPVYQLKITLRDFRPSIWRRVLVPGHYTLADLHYVVQFAMGWMDSHLHHFEVGETHYSLPTPGTDWEDGGEVDSRPVRLDVIAPSVKTKFLYLYDFGDSWEHDVLVEKISPPDSKMKYPVCLAGKGACPLEDVGGVWGYAEFLQAIKDPEHSEHDEYLEWVGGEFDPKAFDLVAVNKALKRLK; encoded by the coding sequence ATGCCCTGGGTAAAAACCGGCCCGGTCTATCAACTTAAGATCACCCTCCGCGACTTTCGCCCGTCCATCTGGCGGCGGGTGCTGGTCCCGGGCCATTACACACTGGCAGACCTGCACTATGTCGTTCAGTTCGCTATGGGCTGGATGGACAGCCATCTGCATCACTTCGAGGTGGGCGAGACTCATTACAGCCTGCCCACCCCCGGCACGGACTGGGAAGACGGTGGTGAAGTGGACTCCCGCCCTGTGCGGCTGGATGTGATTGCGCCGAGCGTGAAGACGAAGTTTCTGTACCTTTACGACTTCGGCGATAGTTGGGAGCATGACGTGCTGGTGGAGAAGATTTCGCCGCCCGACTCGAAGATGAAGTATCCGGTGTGTCTGGCGGGCAAAGGGGCCTGCCCGCTCGAAGACGTGGGCGGGGTTTGGGGCTACGCCGAGTTTTTGCAGGCTATCAAAGACCCGGAACACTCGGAGCACGACGAATACCTGGAATGGGTCGGCGGCGAATTTGACCCGAAGGCGTTTGACCTTGTGGCAGTGAACAAGGCGCTGAAGCGGTTGAAGTGA